A single genomic interval of Cucumis sativus cultivar 9930 chromosome 5, Cucumber_9930_V3, whole genome shotgun sequence harbors:
- the LOC101217010 gene encoding probable leucine-rich repeat receptor-like protein kinase At1g68400, producing the protein MAASTSLSHFACFVSFLYFTCVYASSNIDLDALVAFKAASDKGNKLTTWNSTSNPCAWDGVSCLRDRVSRLVLENLDLTGTIGPLTALTQLRVLSLKRNRLSGPIPDLSNFKALKLVFLSYNAFSGNLPASLLSLVRLYRLDLSHNNLTGEIPASVNRLTHLLTLRLEDNRFSGPILELNLPNLQDFNISENRLSGEIPKSLSAFPESSFGQNMGLCGSPLQSCKSIVSKPTEPGSEGAIASPITPPRNLTVSSSPTSLPEVTAETKPENTHHHGTGKIGSLALIAIILGDVVVLALVSLLLYCYFWKNSADKAREGKGSSKLLESEKIVYSSSPYPAQAGTERGRMVFFEGVKKFELEDLLRASAEMLGKGGFGTSYKAILDDGNVVAVKRLKDAQVGGKREFEQHMEVLGRLRHANIVSLRAYYFAREEKLLVYDYMPNGSLFWLLHGNRGPGRTPLDWTTRLKIAAGAARGLAFIHNSCKSLKLAHGNVKSTNVLLDQSGNARVSDYGLSLFTPPSTPRTNGYRAPECGDDRKLTQKSDVYSFGVLLLELLTGKCPSVVENGGPGGGGYGSVLDLPRWVQSVVREEWTAEVFDLELMRYKDIEEEMVGLLQIALACTAASPDQRPKMNHVVKMIDELRGVEVSPFHDGSDSVTESPSVSEGTCGGGGSQ; encoded by the exons ATGGCGGCTTCTACTTCGCTGTCGCATTTTGCTTGTTTTGTATCTTTTCTCTACTTTACATGTGTTTATGCCTCTTCGAACATAGATTTAGATGCTTTAGTGGCGTTCAAAGCAGCTTCTGATAAAGGGAATAAGCTAACCACATGGAACTCTACTTCTAACCCATGTGCTTGGGATGGTGTTTCTTGCCTCAGAGACAGGGTCTCGAGGTTGGTTCTTGAGAACCTTGATCTTACAGGCACTATCGGACCTCTTACTGCTTTGACTCAGTTACGTGTTCTGAGTCTCAAGCGGAACCGTCTCTCTGGTCCCATTCCCGATCTCTCCAACTTCAAAGCTCTCAAACTTGTATTTCTTTCCTACAATGCATTTTCTGGTAACCTCCCGGCTTCTCTTCTGTCCCTCGTCCGGCTTTACCGTCTCGATCTCTCTCACAATAACCTGACTGGAGAGATACCGGCTTCTGTTAACCGTCTGACTCATCTTCTCACTCTCCGGCTCGAAGATAACCGGTTTTCTGGACCCATTTTGGAACTGAACCTTCCGAATCTTCAGGACTTCAATATTTCGGAGAATCGTCTCTCCGGCGAAATCCCCAAATCGTTGTCGGCATTTCCTGAGTCTTCGTTTGGACAGAACATGGGTTTATGTGGATCTCCTCTTCAGAGTTGCAAGAGCATTGTCAGTAAACCGACGGAACCTGGATCAGAAGGGGCAATTGCTTCACCCATTACACCGCCACGGAACCTCACGGTTTCATCTTCTCCGACTTCCCTTCCCGAAGTTACAGCCGAAACAAAGCCGGAAAATACCCACCATCATGGCACGGGAAAGATAGGTTCTCTAGCTTTAATAGCTATAATTCTTGGCGACGTTGTGGTGTTAGCGTTGGTCTCGCTTCTTCTCTACTgctatttttggaaaaattctGCTGATAAAGCCCGAGAAGGTAAGGGCTCGTCGAAGCTCCTTGAGAGCGAGAAGATTGTTTACTCTTCTAGTCCATATCCGGCTCAGGCCGGAACTGAGAGAGGCCGAATGGTGTTCTTCGAGGGAGTCAAGAAGTTTGAGCTCGAAGATTTGCTTCGAGCCTCTGCGGAAATGCTCGGAAAAGGTGGTTTCGGAACTTCGTACAAGGCGATTCTGGACGACGGAAATGTGGTGGCGGTGAAACGGCTGAAAGATGCGCAGGTTGGAGGGAAACGAGAGTTCGAGCAGCACATGGAAGTTTTGGGAAGGTTAAGACATGCAAATATTGTAAGCTTGAGAGCTTACTATTTTGCTAGAGAGGAGAAGTTATTGGTATATGATTACATGCCCAATGGCAGCTTGTTCTGGCTTCTTCATG GAAACAGAGGCCCTGGACGGACGCCGTTGGATTGGACGACGAGGTTGAAGATCGCCGCCGGGGCAGCTAGAGGATTGGCTTTTATTCACAATTCCTGCAAGTCCCTCAAGCTCGCACATGGCAATGTTAAATCCACCAACGTTCTTTTGGACCAATCCGGAAACGCTCGAGTCTCTGATTACGGATTGTCCCTTTTCACTCCCCCTTCCACTCCCAGAACCAACGGCTACCGTGCGCCGGAATGCGGTGATGACCGAAAACTGACCCAGAAATCCGACGTGTACTCATTTGGGGTTCTTCTCCTTGAGTTGCTGACAGGAAAATGCCCCTCCGTCGTGGAGAACGGCGGGCCAGGAGGCGGTGGATACGGCAGCGTATTGGATTTGCCACGATGGGTTCAGTCAGTGGTGCGAGAGGAATGGACGGCGGAGGTTTTTGATTTGGAGCTGATGAGATACAAAGACATCGAAGAGGAAATGGTGGGGCTTCTGCAGATTGCCTTGGCTTGTACAGCCGCTTCGCCAGATCAACGGCCAAAGATGAACCACGTGGTGAAGATGATCGACGAGCTCCGTGGGGTTGAGGTGTCGCCGTTCCATGACGGGTCTGACTCAGTGACGGAATCGCCGTCGGTTTCGGAGGGAACATGCGGCGGAGGAGGCAGTCAGTAA
- the LOC101216777 gene encoding probable protein phosphatase 2C 15, producing MASREGRRHHNHRHHNLVPLAALISKEVRSERLEKPTVRYGNAAQSRKGEDYFLMKTDCQRVPGNPSSTFSVFAIFDGHNGNAAAIFTREHLLTHVLGALPRGLGQEEWLQALPRALVAGFVKTDKEFQSRGETSGTTATFVIIDGWTVTVASVGDSRCILDTQGGAVSALTVDHRLEENVEERERVTASGGEIGRLSIVGGAEIGPLRCWPGGLCLSRSIGDMDVGEFIVPIPFVKQVKLPNAGGRLIIASDGIWDALSSDMAAKSCRGLPAELAARQVVKEALRTRGLKDDTTCIVVDIIPPDNSAQSSPLPKKQSVLKSLLFRKKSPSSNKLSKRLSAIGFVEELFEDGSAMLAERLGTVELSGSGHGTPNMFTCVVCQVDLAPSEGISVHAGSIFSTSSKPWQGPFLCADCRNKKDAMEGKRPSGVRVA from the exons ATGGCTTCCAGAGAAGGAAGACGTCATCATAATCATCGTCATCACAATCTGGTGCCTCTTGCTGCTTTGATTAGTAAAGAGGTGAGGAGTGAGAGATTGGAGAAACCGACTGTAAGATATGGGAATGCAGCGCAGTCTAGAAAAGGGGAAGACTACTTTCTCATGAAAACTGATTGTCAGCGAGTTCCTGGGAACCCTTCATCCACTTTCTCAGTATTTGCT ATATTTGATGGACACAATGGAAATGCTGCAGCAATTTTCACGAGGGAACATTTGTTGACTCATGTCTTGGGTGCACTTCCCCGTGGTCTCGGGCAGGAGGAGTGGCTTCAAGCTCTACCACGAGCTTTGGTTGCTGGATTTGTGAAGACAGACAAGGAGTTTCAGAGCAGAG GTGAAACTTCTGGAACTACAGCTACATTTGTGATCATCGATGGATGGACGGTAACAGTAGCATCAGTTGGCGATTCTCGATGTATTTTAGATACTCAAGGTGGTGCTGTCTCTGCTTTAACGGTTGATCATCGACTTGAAGAGAATGTTGAAGA GAGAGAACGTGTGACTGCAAGCGGTGGGGAAATTGGAAGATTAAGTATTGTTGGCGGTGCTGAG ATCGGCCCACTCCGTTGTTGGCCAGGAGGCTTATGCCTTTCTCGATCCATTGGAGACATGGATGTTGGAGAATTTATAGTTCCAATTCCATTTGTGAAACAAGTAAAG TTACCAAATGCAGGTGGGAGGCTTATAATTGCTTCTGACGGCATCTGGGATGCCTTATCATCAGATATGGCTGCAAAGTCCTGCCGTGGACTACCGGCAGAGCTTGCTGCTAGGCAAGTTGTGAAG GAAGCCTTGAGAACAAGAGGCTTGAAAGATGATACAACCTGCATAGTTGTAGACATCATCCCTCCTGATAATTCAGCACAGTCTTCCCCTCTTCCAAAGAAACAAAGCGTACTGAAATCTCTATTATTTAGGAAAAAGTCTCCCAGTTCTAATAAGTTATCGAAAAGGCTTTCGGCTATAGGTTTTGTGGAAGAATTATTCGAAGATGGCTCCGCTATGCTGGCTGAAAG GCTTGGAACTGTAGAGTTGAGTGGATCTGGACATGGGACACCAAACATGTTCACTTGTGTTGTATGTCAAGTAGATCTTGCTCCCAGTGAGGGCATCTCTGTTCATGCTGGTTCCATCTTCTCCACCAGCTCAAAGCCATGGCAAGGGCCTTTCCTTTGTGCCGATTGTCGAAACAAGAAGGATGCCATGGAAGGAAAACGTCCCAGCGGGGTAAGAGTGGCGTAG
- the LOC101216540 gene encoding LEAF RUST 10 DISEASE-RESISTANCE LOCUS RECEPTOR-LIKE PROTEIN KINASE-like 1.1 isoform X1: MASFCFVLSFVLSHLVALSLAWNDTRYVHPICTPFECGNLGLIGFPFNNMSLTDCGFYTVKNCSGQPKIQLNRGKELWFDVTTISQANVIHINDQELRKRINARNCTILDDLALPISSLSSLSTDNNLTMYYCTEKPKDALPLFISSFNCPDYYTYLNTSASPNCLTSKSKFVVPVRPVGPNNSIVVFTSDFQLQVTISIPCQQCFHRGGQCSDTPGYFVCEGENTKSRKDQLKKLKIALGAGFSGVILLLLLFALWYRRRRRPAPNILTRNISCEPYSKFDVDDGGGVCFEVPVFSYTELETATNKFDRDKELGDGGFGTVYHGKLHDGREVAVKRLYQHNYRRVEQFMNEVKILSRFRHRNLVSLYGCTSKRSRELLLVYEFIPNGTVADHLHGEQASSSLLTWPIRMNIAIETASALVYLHASDIIHRDVKTTNILLDNNFSVKVADFGLSRWFPNDVSHVSTAPQGTPGYVDPEYYQCYQLTTKSDVYSFGVVLIELISSMPAVDITRHRHEINLSNLAVNKILRQEIDELVDPCLGYQSDENVRRMIMGVAWLAFLCLQQDKERRPTMEEALETLKRIENGEESENLLDNSALLKSYNPTPSPEYDEIQLLKNKTQQLLSPTSVADKWISSTSFVSASTSISSKS, encoded by the exons ATGGCGTCATTCTGTTTCGTTTTGTCCTTTGTTCTCTCTCATCTAGTGGCACTTTCGTTGGCTTGGAATGATACCAGATACGTTCATCCAATTTGCACGCCCTTCGAATGTGGAAATCTGGGCCTCATAGGATTCCCTTTTAACAATATGTCGCTGACTGATTGTGGATTTTACACAGTTAAAAACTGCTCGGGACAGCCTAAAATCCAGCTCAATCGTGGAAAAGAATTATGGTTTGATGTTACTACCATTTCTCAGGCCAATGTCATCCATATCAATGACCAAGAACTTCGGAAGCGAATAAATGCTCGCAATTGCACTATTCTCGATGATCTAGCTCTTCCAATAtcttctttgtcttctttATCCACAGATAACAATCTTACTATGTATTATTGTACAGAAAAACCTAAAGACGCTTTACCTCTTTTCATCAGTTCATTTAATTGCCCTGATTACTACACATACCTCAACACTAGTGCTTCACCCAACTGTCTCACTTCCAAGTCTAAATTTGTTGTTCCAGTTCGCCCCGTTGGTCCCAATAACTCAATTGTTGTGTTTACTTCTGATTTCCAACTTCAAGTAACCATATCCATTCCTTGTCAACAATGTTTTCATAGAGGAGGCCAATGCTCGGATACCCCAGGATACTTCGTTTGTGAAGGTGAAAACACAAAAAGTAGAAAAG ATCAACTtaagaaattgaagattgCACTAG GTGCTGGATTCTCAGGTGtaattttgcttttgttattatttgctCTTTGGTACCGCAGAAGAAGGCGGCCTGCTCCGAATATCCTAACAAGGAATATATCTTGTGAACCCTACTCAAAATTTGACGTAGATGATGGTGGTGGTGTGTGCTTTGAAGTCCCTGTTTTCTCATATACCGAACTCGAGACGGCCACTAACAAATTTGATCGTGATAAAGAACTTGGTGATGGTGGTTTTGGAACCGTGTACCACG GCAAACTCCATGATGGCCGGGAAGTTGCTGTGAAACGTCTTTATCAACATAACTATAGACGAGTAGAGCAATTCATGAATGAGGTTAAAATTCTCTCCCGCTTTCGCCATAGAAATCTCGTCTCCCTTTATGGATGTACTTCAAAACGCAGTCGGGAACTTCTCCTCGTTTATGAATTTATTCCAAATGGCACTGTTGCTGATCATCTCCATGGAGAACAGGCAAGTTCTAGCTTGCTTACATGGCCTATTCGGATGAACATTGCCATTGAAACAGCAAGTGCTTTAGTTTATCTCCATGCTTCGGATATCATTCATCGTGATGTGAAGACTACTAATATTCTCTTAGATAATAATTTCTCTGTCAAAGTTGCTGATTTTGGGCTCTCTAGATGGTTCCCAAACGATGTTAGTCATGTCTCAACTGCTCCTCAAGGGACCCCTGGTTATGTGGATCCCGAGTATTACCAGTGTTATCAGCTTACAACCAAGAGTGATGTTTATAGTTTCGGCGTCGTATTAATCGAGCTTATTTCGTCAATGCCAGCTGTTGATATAACAAGGCATCGACATGAGATTAACTTGTCTAACTTAGCTGTGAACAAAATTCTAAGACAGGAAATTGACGAGCTGGTCGATCCATGCCTTGGGTATCAATCGGATGAAAACGTTAGACGGATGATAATGGGAGTGGCCTGGCTAGCTTTTCTATGTCTGCAGCAAGACAAGGAAAGAAGACCTACAATGGAAGAAGCCTTAGAAACTTTGAAGAGGATTGAGAATGGGGAAGAAAGTGAGAATTTGCTAGATAACAGTGCATTGTTGAAGAGCTATAATCCAACTCCTTCTCCAGAGTATGATGAGATTCAATTGTTGAAGAACAAAACGCAGCAGTTGTTGTCCCCTACTTCTGTTGCTGATAAATGGATAAGCTCAACTTCATTTGTTAGTGCTTCAACTTCAATATCATCTAAGtcctaa
- the LOC101216540 gene encoding LEAF RUST 10 DISEASE-RESISTANCE LOCUS RECEPTOR-LIKE PROTEIN KINASE-like 1.1 isoform X3, with protein MRKQQKKAYVTINYKDQLKKLKIALGAGFSGVILLLLLFALWYRRRRRPAPNILTRNISCEPYSKFDVDDGGGVCFEVPVFSYTELETATNKFDRDKELGDGGFGTVYHGKLHDGREVAVKRLYQHNYRRVEQFMNEVKILSRFRHRNLVSLYGCTSKRSRELLLVYEFIPNGTVADHLHGEQASSSLLTWPIRMNIAIETASALVYLHASDIIHRDVKTTNILLDNNFSVKVADFGLSRWFPNDVSHVSTAPQGTPGYVDPEYYQCYQLTTKSDVYSFGVVLIELISSMPAVDITRHRHEINLSNLAVNKILRQEIDELVDPCLGYQSDENVRRMIMGVAWLAFLCLQQDKERRPTMEEALETLKRIENGEESENLLDNSALLKSYNPTPSPEYDEIQLLKNKTQQLLSPTSVADKWISSTSFVSASTSISSKS; from the exons AtgagaaaacaacaaaagaaggCCTATGTAACAATAAACTATAAAG ATCAACTtaagaaattgaagattgCACTAG GTGCTGGATTCTCAGGTGtaattttgcttttgttattatttgctCTTTGGTACCGCAGAAGAAGGCGGCCTGCTCCGAATATCCTAACAAGGAATATATCTTGTGAACCCTACTCAAAATTTGACGTAGATGATGGTGGTGGTGTGTGCTTTGAAGTCCCTGTTTTCTCATATACCGAACTCGAGACGGCCACTAACAAATTTGATCGTGATAAAGAACTTGGTGATGGTGGTTTTGGAACCGTGTACCACG GCAAACTCCATGATGGCCGGGAAGTTGCTGTGAAACGTCTTTATCAACATAACTATAGACGAGTAGAGCAATTCATGAATGAGGTTAAAATTCTCTCCCGCTTTCGCCATAGAAATCTCGTCTCCCTTTATGGATGTACTTCAAAACGCAGTCGGGAACTTCTCCTCGTTTATGAATTTATTCCAAATGGCACTGTTGCTGATCATCTCCATGGAGAACAGGCAAGTTCTAGCTTGCTTACATGGCCTATTCGGATGAACATTGCCATTGAAACAGCAAGTGCTTTAGTTTATCTCCATGCTTCGGATATCATTCATCGTGATGTGAAGACTACTAATATTCTCTTAGATAATAATTTCTCTGTCAAAGTTGCTGATTTTGGGCTCTCTAGATGGTTCCCAAACGATGTTAGTCATGTCTCAACTGCTCCTCAAGGGACCCCTGGTTATGTGGATCCCGAGTATTACCAGTGTTATCAGCTTACAACCAAGAGTGATGTTTATAGTTTCGGCGTCGTATTAATCGAGCTTATTTCGTCAATGCCAGCTGTTGATATAACAAGGCATCGACATGAGATTAACTTGTCTAACTTAGCTGTGAACAAAATTCTAAGACAGGAAATTGACGAGCTGGTCGATCCATGCCTTGGGTATCAATCGGATGAAAACGTTAGACGGATGATAATGGGAGTGGCCTGGCTAGCTTTTCTATGTCTGCAGCAAGACAAGGAAAGAAGACCTACAATGGAAGAAGCCTTAGAAACTTTGAAGAGGATTGAGAATGGGGAAGAAAGTGAGAATTTGCTAGATAACAGTGCATTGTTGAAGAGCTATAATCCAACTCCTTCTCCAGAGTATGATGAGATTCAATTGTTGAAGAACAAAACGCAGCAGTTGTTGTCCCCTACTTCTGTTGCTGATAAATGGATAAGCTCAACTTCATTTGTTAGTGCTTCAACTTCAATATCATCTAAGtcctaa
- the LOC101216540 gene encoding LEAF RUST 10 DISEASE-RESISTANCE LOCUS RECEPTOR-LIKE PROTEIN KINASE-like 1.2 isoform X2 produces MVSNLPIFIFILLLLFPDKSTPSAAVDFHFEDCRQPMTCGDNQTIQYPFYIQNRQQSFCGYPGFQLKCHQNGHPILNLAGRDFSVRSISYEEHSLRLSDHAVSSAAECSSLIRNLSVLANERFSLGDGQDRICDGEESRDEAERNGLIVEWTAGECKFCNKSGGYCGFDESTHFFKCYCPDRPHAFHCTPPDQLKKLKIALGAGFSGVILLLLLFALWYRRRRRPAPNILTRNISCEPYSKFDVDDGGGVCFEVPVFSYTELETATNKFDRDKELGDGGFGTVYHGKLHDGREVAVKRLYQHNYRRVEQFMNEVKILSRFRHRNLVSLYGCTSKRSRELLLVYEFIPNGTVADHLHGEQASSSLLTWPIRMNIAIETASALVYLHASDIIHRDVKTTNILLDNNFSVKVADFGLSRWFPNDVSHVSTAPQGTPGYVDPEYYQCYQLTTKSDVYSFGVVLIELISSMPAVDITRHRHEINLSNLAVNKILRQEIDELVDPCLGYQSDENVRRMIMGVAWLAFLCLQQDKERRPTMEEALETLKRIENGEESENLLDNSALLKSYNPTPSPEYDEIQLLKNKTQQLLSPTSVADKWISSTSFVSASTSISSKS; encoded by the exons ATGGTGTCCAATCTCCccatcttcattttcattctccTTCTCCTCTTCCCGGATAAATCCACCCCCTCTGCTGCCGTCGACTTCCACTTCGAGGACTGCCGCCAGCCGATGACCTGCGGCGACAATCAAACAATTCAATACCCATTTTACATCCAAAATCGCCAACAGTCGTTTTGTGGGTACCCGGGATTTCAGCTGAAATGTCATCAAAACGGCCACCCGATCCTTAATCTCGCCGGCAGGGATTTCTCCGTCCGCAGTATTTCATACGAAGAACACTCCCTCCGCCTCTCCGACCACGCTGTTTCATCAGCGGCTGAGTGTAGTTCTTTGATTCGGAACCTCTCCGTTTTGGCAAACGAACGGTTCAGCCTCGGCGACGGACAGGACCGCATTTGCGACGGAGAGGAAAGCCGGGATGAGGCGGAGAGAAATGGGTTGATAGTGGAATGGACGGCCGGAGAGTGtaaattttgtaacaaaaGTGGTGGGTACTGTGGATTTGATGAGTCGACTCATTTTTTCAAGTGTTATTGTCCTGATCGGCCTCATGCCTTTCACTGTACTCCGCCGG ATCAACTtaagaaattgaagattgCACTAG GTGCTGGATTCTCAGGTGtaattttgcttttgttattatttgctCTTTGGTACCGCAGAAGAAGGCGGCCTGCTCCGAATATCCTAACAAGGAATATATCTTGTGAACCCTACTCAAAATTTGACGTAGATGATGGTGGTGGTGTGTGCTTTGAAGTCCCTGTTTTCTCATATACCGAACTCGAGACGGCCACTAACAAATTTGATCGTGATAAAGAACTTGGTGATGGTGGTTTTGGAACCGTGTACCACG GCAAACTCCATGATGGCCGGGAAGTTGCTGTGAAACGTCTTTATCAACATAACTATAGACGAGTAGAGCAATTCATGAATGAGGTTAAAATTCTCTCCCGCTTTCGCCATAGAAATCTCGTCTCCCTTTATGGATGTACTTCAAAACGCAGTCGGGAACTTCTCCTCGTTTATGAATTTATTCCAAATGGCACTGTTGCTGATCATCTCCATGGAGAACAGGCAAGTTCTAGCTTGCTTACATGGCCTATTCGGATGAACATTGCCATTGAAACAGCAAGTGCTTTAGTTTATCTCCATGCTTCGGATATCATTCATCGTGATGTGAAGACTACTAATATTCTCTTAGATAATAATTTCTCTGTCAAAGTTGCTGATTTTGGGCTCTCTAGATGGTTCCCAAACGATGTTAGTCATGTCTCAACTGCTCCTCAAGGGACCCCTGGTTATGTGGATCCCGAGTATTACCAGTGTTATCAGCTTACAACCAAGAGTGATGTTTATAGTTTCGGCGTCGTATTAATCGAGCTTATTTCGTCAATGCCAGCTGTTGATATAACAAGGCATCGACATGAGATTAACTTGTCTAACTTAGCTGTGAACAAAATTCTAAGACAGGAAATTGACGAGCTGGTCGATCCATGCCTTGGGTATCAATCGGATGAAAACGTTAGACGGATGATAATGGGAGTGGCCTGGCTAGCTTTTCTATGTCTGCAGCAAGACAAGGAAAGAAGACCTACAATGGAAGAAGCCTTAGAAACTTTGAAGAGGATTGAGAATGGGGAAGAAAGTGAGAATTTGCTAGATAACAGTGCATTGTTGAAGAGCTATAATCCAACTCCTTCTCCAGAGTATGATGAGATTCAATTGTTGAAGAACAAAACGCAGCAGTTGTTGTCCCCTACTTCTGTTGCTGATAAATGGATAAGCTCAACTTCATTTGTTAGTGCTTCAACTTCAATATCATCTAAGtcctaa